One region of Synechococcales cyanobacterium CNB genomic DNA includes:
- the sucC gene encoding ADP-forming succinate--CoA ligase subunit beta: MKIHEYQARELLREAGIPVPPGEVVTSIEQAAAAYKKVVAEAGLGEGGLAVVKAQVHAGGRGKAGFVKLVRSADEAEQAARFMLTHRMVSVQTGPEGLEVRKLLIAAGVEIAREYYLAITTDRKSRRNVLIASAEGGVEIEQVAHARPDAIVREPLHPLLGLQAHQARRVAFALGFTGRLAIQAADVMMRLARLFVEKDCTLAEINPLVLTAPHASDSKPQSQSVMAIDAKFNFDDNATFRHKDVQALFDPSEENPAELRAHAFGLSYIALDGNIGCLVNGAGLAMATMDVVKLHGGEPANFLDVGGSASEEAVTEAFRIILSDKRVKGILVNIFGGIMDCAVIARGVVNAAREVGFTVPLVVRLEGSNVEAGRKLLNDAAATLPTLQAATDLGDAAKKVCAVVG, encoded by the coding sequence ATGAAGATTCACGAGTACCAGGCGAGGGAGTTGCTCCGTGAGGCCGGCATCCCGGTTCCGCCGGGCGAGGTCGTCACGTCCATCGAGCAGGCGGCCGCGGCGTACAAGAAGGTCGTTGCGGAAGCCGGCCTCGGCGAGGGCGGGCTGGCCGTCGTCAAGGCCCAGGTTCACGCGGGCGGGCGCGGCAAGGCCGGGTTCGTGAAGCTGGTGCGCTCGGCCGACGAGGCGGAGCAGGCGGCGCGGTTCATGCTCACGCACCGCATGGTGAGCGTGCAGACGGGGCCGGAGGGGCTGGAGGTCCGCAAGCTGCTCATCGCGGCGGGGGTTGAGATCGCCCGCGAGTACTACCTGGCGATCACGACCGACCGCAAGTCGCGCCGCAACGTGCTCATCGCGTCGGCCGAGGGTGGGGTGGAGATCGAGCAGGTGGCGCACGCACGCCCGGACGCCATCGTGCGCGAGCCGCTGCACCCGCTGCTGGGGTTGCAGGCGCACCAGGCGCGGCGTGTGGCGTTCGCGCTCGGCTTCACCGGGCGGCTGGCGATCCAGGCCGCGGACGTGATGATGCGGCTGGCGCGGCTGTTCGTGGAAAAGGACTGCACGCTGGCGGAGATCAACCCGCTGGTGCTCACCGCGCCTCATGCCTCGGACTCCAAGCCCCAGTCCCAATCCGTCATGGCCATCGACGCCAAGTTCAACTTCGACGACAACGCGACCTTCCGCCACAAGGACGTGCAGGCGCTGTTCGATCCGAGCGAGGAGAACCCGGCCGAGTTGCGTGCCCACGCCTTCGGCCTGTCGTACATCGCGCTCGACGGCAACATCGGGTGCCTCGTGAACGGAGCGGGCCTTGCGATGGCGACGATGGACGTGGTGAAACTGCACGGCGGGGAGCCGGCCAACTTCCTCGACGTCGGCGGGAGCGCGAGCGAGGAGGCCGTCACCGAGGCCTTCCGCATCATCCTCTCGGACAAGCGTGTCAAGGGCATCCTCGTCAACATCTTCGGTGGGATCATGGACTGCGCCGTGATCGCCCGCGGCGTCGTGAACGCCGCTCGCGAGGTCGGCTTCACGGTCCCCCTCGTCGTCCGCCTCGAAGGCTCGAACGTCGAGGCAGGGCGGAAACTCCTGAACGATGCCGCCGCGACGCTGCCGACGCTCCAGGCCGCGACGGACCTGGGGGATGCGGCGAAGAAGGTGTGCGCGGTAGTGGGGTGA
- a CDS encoding class I SAM-dependent methyltransferase, with the protein MRASVNSLPASGMVHRQRQSGRSEMTSRYHRAMQRLRSASDRAIQRARNALWEFVRAGRTQHRRHGASAAGPPGLAHYPASDPATHRPCYALPAWMDRAIPWVASLERLYAMPASWPGSLSPEAGLLLYALVRNAAPRVVVETGTFMSVSTHWIAAALRDAGPGRRLHCFDRFDTLAWAHPDALAAARVPDDLSFVRDALRRAELDDLVTLHRGDSAREITRAAPDLAASGVQLAFIDGDHALAGVTRDFRAVEPFLDTGGSVVLHDVFPDQCGHDGPRRFIDALPALAEGRYTACNLYTSPYNYGMAVLRRIR; encoded by the coding sequence ATGCGCGCCTCCGTGAACAGCCTGCCTGCGAGCGGCATGGTACACCGGCAACGGCAGAGCGGCAGGTCTGAGATGACCAGCCGGTATCATCGCGCGATGCAACGGCTCCGCTCCGCCTCGGATCGCGCCATCCAGCGGGCACGCAACGCACTGTGGGAGTTCGTGCGCGCCGGCCGAACGCAACACCGCCGCCACGGCGCGAGCGCAGCCGGGCCGCCCGGCCTCGCGCACTACCCCGCCTCCGACCCCGCGACGCACCGGCCGTGCTACGCGCTGCCCGCCTGGATGGACCGCGCCATCCCGTGGGTTGCCTCGCTCGAACGCCTCTACGCGATGCCCGCGTCGTGGCCCGGCTCGCTTTCGCCCGAGGCGGGGCTGCTGCTCTACGCCCTCGTCCGCAACGCCGCGCCGCGCGTCGTCGTCGAGACCGGCACCTTCATGAGCGTCAGCACGCACTGGATCGCCGCCGCGCTGCGCGACGCGGGCCCCGGCCGTCGCCTCCACTGCTTCGACCGATTCGACACGCTCGCCTGGGCGCACCCCGACGCGCTCGCCGCGGCCCGCGTGCCCGATGATCTCTCGTTCGTCCGCGACGCCCTCCGCCGCGCCGAACTCGACGACCTCGTCACCCTCCACCGCGGCGACAGCGCACGCGAGATCACCCGTGCCGCGCCCGACCTCGCCGCCTCGGGCGTGCAGCTCGCCTTCATCGACGGCGACCACGCCCTCGCCGGGGTCACGCGCGACTTCCGCGCCGTCGAGCCGTTCCTCGACACCGGCGGCTCCGTCGTCCTGCACGACGTCTTCCCCGACCAGTGCGGCCACGACGGCCCACGCCGGTTCATCGACGCTCTCCCCGCCCTCGCCGAGGGCCGCTACACCGCCTGCAACCTCTACACCTCGCCGTACAACTACGGCATGGCCGTGCTGCGGCGAATCCGCTGA